The DNA sequence AATGACTTTGAAGTCTACATCCAGATCCGGATTTATCCGGATTTTATAATCACTAACGGAGGCCAGGTAACGGTAATCGAAACCAAAGCCAAAAATCTTTCCGGTCACTAAAAATTTATGGCTCACGGGTAGCCATACCTCTTCCTTCACCGGAGCGTAAACCTGGCGGATATCAAAACGGATACCTAGTTTGTAAACTTCAAGGTCCAAGCTGTGGATGCTCCAGAGGTCCTCAATGATGTAGATGTAGCCAGAGAAAACATTATCACCACGACTACGTGGGGTAACCTTGATTTTGTTCACATTGAAACCACGGTCGTTGAAATAACCCGCCAGTTCAAACTTGTAGTAACCAAAAGCTTTGGTGGAAAGAGGAGATACGGCCTGGGCCACATCGGGTTCGTAAAAACTGCCGTAGATGTAGCCGTTGGGGCTGGAACCATTGTCATCTCCCTGGGTATATACGGAGATCACTTTTTCCCGAAAGGTATTGGGGCGTTCGTACTCAATCTGCGAAACGGACTCCGAGGTGAAGGCTGTCGTGGAATCGGCTTTGACCCCTTCTTTTTCCAGTGCTCGCCGGGCAATACCAGGGGTGTTGAGCAAGCGACCAGAACCCTTGATATAAACCTGGGCCTGGTAATAATCCACCTGCTGACGGTGGAAGTCGGCCTTGGCAATGGCTTTTCGCATCACCGTATAGGCGGGATCTTCCCCCCCATCGATGATTTCTACCGCATCCAACTCGAAGGTCTGAGCCGTCAGCTGGATGTTTAGTTCCTTCATATTGTCGCCGATACTCACTCTTTGGACCTGGGTTTCGTAGCCCAAATGCTGAAATACGACGCGATAATCACCGGGTAGCATCCGGAATTCGTAATATCCTTCGAGGTTGGTGACGGTACCGGAGCCAAGTTCGTCGATGTAAATGGTGGCAAATTCTAGCGGCTCACCAGCAGTATTGCGGATAAAGCCTTTGATGCCGCCGGCAGCATAAAGACCAGTAGCCATGAGGAGAAAGAAGAGGCAAGAAGTAAAGGTACGCATAGGTTATATCGTGTTTTTTTGATCACTGCGCACCAATATCGTACCTTTCTCTATTCAGAAACAAGAAATGCGGACGGGTTAAGGATTATTTAAGACAAAAGAACAGTAAACAACAACCTTTTTCTGACGTCCTTTCACAACTCCCGCCAAAACAGCACTGTTTACCATCTGGATTGAGAGTGGTTTTTTTATATTGGAGCTCTTGAGCGATAAAACACAAAGCATTATGTTCGGCAAAAGACGCATGTTTAAGGTGCCACAGCACCAAAAATTTGATTACAAACCGATGTACTACGATCCTCAAAAGGAGGAACTGGAAGAACGGATCAAAGGTTTGAAGGAACTACAAAAAGATGATGTAGAAGGTGCCAAAGCGCGTATCTCCAGCGGTATGCGTAGCAGCTATTTGGCCGATCAGCAGTACCGCAAGCGACAGGTGCTCCGCTCAAATCTTGTCTTGGCCGGCGTAGTAATTATGTTGATTGTCTTGGGCTACCTTCTTTTAGATGTATATTTGCCTGAATTGAGTAAGTTTATTAAGTGACGGATCCAAAATAACTTATTCCATTCCTGCCTGCGGTACGCAGGCAGGAATGGAATAAGTTATTTCCGTCAAATTACTAAATAAAGCCTTTTTAGATTCGATGTCAGATATTATCCAGCTTCTACCCGATGCTATTGCCAGCCAGATTGCGGCTGGAGAGGTTATTCAACGCCCTGCTTCGGTCGTTAAGGAATTAATGGAAAACTCCATTGATGCGGGTGCTGATCATATCCAGTTGATCATCAGGGAAAGCGGTAAAAATCTGATTCAGGTCATCGACAATGGCTGTGGGATGTCGGAAACCGACGCGCGAATGTGCTTTGAAAGACACGCGACCAGTAAATTGCGCGTAGCTGATGACCTTACGCACATTCGTACCATGGGCTTCCGGGGCGAGGCCATGGCCACTATTGCTGCCATTGCCCAGGTGGAGCTAAAAACCCGCCGGTATTCGGATGAACTAGGGGTACGAATCATCATGGAAGGCTCTACGCTCAAATCGCAGGAGCCTTGCCAGACGGCTTCGGGAACTTCCATCTCGGTCAAGAACTTGTTTTTCAATGTGCCTGCCCGCCGCAATTTCCTTAAGTCGAATTCCGTGGAGATGCGGCATATCCTCGATGAATTTCAGCGGGTGGCTTTGGCGCATCCAGATATATTTTTCAGCCTGCATCACAACGATTCCGAAACCTATCATCTGCCAGTAGGCAACCTACGGCAGCGAATCGTGGGCATTTTCGGCAACAGCTACAACCAACGCCTGGTGCCCGTTGCTGAAGATACGGATATCCTCCAGCTGTCGGGCTTTGTGGGCAAGCCAGAGTTTGCGAAAAAATCACGTGGCGATCAATTTTTCTTTGTTAACCGGCGCTACATCAAAAGTGGCTATTTGCACCATGCTGTGATGTCGGCTTACGAGGAATTATTGCCTCAGGGGGTTCATCCTTTTTACGTATTGTTTCTCAATATGGATCCCGCACGTATTGATGTCAACGTGCATCCTACCAAGCAGGAGATCAAGTTTGATGACGAAAAACTGGTTTACAATTATCTCAAGGTAGCGGTGCGCCACGCGCTGGGCCAGTACAGCGTCACGCCTACGCTCGACTTTGAGCAAGGAGGTAGTTTTTCTCCTGCCCGCATGAGTGCTCCGCCGAGAGTGGAGCATTATCCCACCATTGAGTCCAGTGCTACGGCCAAGCCTGATAGAGGCGTAAAGAGTGGTGGTGGTTCCTCCGGAGCTTCTGATAATAGTTTTCGTCGTGAACGTAACAACCTGGAAAATTGGCAAAAGCTTTACGAAAACCTGGGCAATGAGGAAGAGGCTGCTCCTTCTTTTCCAGAAACGGAAGGGAGTGGAGAGGGCATGATTACCATCGAAAGCAAGATGTCGCAAGACCTGCCCCTTGGGCCTGCTTCCGAACAAGGGTACCGAGAAGACAAGAACCCCTATCAGCTTCATCAGCGCTACATTGTCAATTCCATCAAATCAGGCTTTGTGCTGATCGACCAACAGGCTGCTCACGAGCGAATTCTGTACGAACAATACCTGCAAGCACTAGAGCAGCAACAAGCTGTAAGCCAGGGGCAGCTTTTTGCGCAAACCATCGAGCTCAGCCCTACGGATGCTGTCCTGCTGAGCGAAATGCTTCCCGAACTCAGGCTCTTGGGCTTTGATATCGAAGAATTTGGGAAGAATGCCTTTGTGATCAATGGCCTGCCTACCGAAATCGCGGGTAAGCAAAACGAAGTGGCCATCATCGACCAATTGATCAGCCAGTACCGTGAGCAACTTGATCTGAAACTCGGCACCAAAGAAACCATCGCCCGCGCCATGGCTCGTAGTGCGGCGATCAAGCGGGGCAAACGCCTGGATGTGGCAGAGATGCAGCTGATCATCAACCAACTTTTTGCTTGTACCAATCCCATGCGCAGTCCTACGGGACGTTCTTGTTACCTTACCTTTTCTTTAGACGAGTTGGAGCAGAAGTTCGCCGAATAAAACGCTACTTAACCAGGGCCGGAAACTATTTTACAAAACAAAATCGGCCTTTGTAGGCTTATTAGTTAATCAAGGTTCACTACCTATGCTCACGCCCTTACTTAGTAAGTTTAGAAACAATCGACTATGCGTATAACCGATGTAGCCAAAAATCTACTCATTATTAATGTCCTGTTTTTTCTGGCAGGGCTTATTTTTGGCAATGAGCAGATGTTGAATCTAATGGCTTTGCACTATCCTGCCTCGCCATTGTTTAAGCCCTTGCAGATCGCTA is a window from the Lewinella sp. LCG006 genome containing:
- the mutL gene encoding DNA mismatch repair endonuclease MutL, whose product is MSDIIQLLPDAIASQIAAGEVIQRPASVVKELMENSIDAGADHIQLIIRESGKNLIQVIDNGCGMSETDARMCFERHATSKLRVADDLTHIRTMGFRGEAMATIAAIAQVELKTRRYSDELGVRIIMEGSTLKSQEPCQTASGTSISVKNLFFNVPARRNFLKSNSVEMRHILDEFQRVALAHPDIFFSLHHNDSETYHLPVGNLRQRIVGIFGNSYNQRLVPVAEDTDILQLSGFVGKPEFAKKSRGDQFFFVNRRYIKSGYLHHAVMSAYEELLPQGVHPFYVLFLNMDPARIDVNVHPTKQEIKFDDEKLVYNYLKVAVRHALGQYSVTPTLDFEQGGSFSPARMSAPPRVEHYPTIESSATAKPDRGVKSGGGSSGASDNSFRRERNNLENWQKLYENLGNEEEAAPSFPETEGSGEGMITIESKMSQDLPLGPASEQGYREDKNPYQLHQRYIVNSIKSGFVLIDQQAAHERILYEQYLQALEQQQAVSQGQLFAQTIELSPTDAVLLSEMLPELRLLGFDIEEFGKNAFVINGLPTEIAGKQNEVAIIDQLISQYREQLDLKLGTKETIARAMARSAAIKRGKRLDVAEMQLIINQLFACTNPMRSPTGRSCYLTFSLDELEQKFAE